One part of the Tunicatimonas pelagia genome encodes these proteins:
- the prmC gene encoding peptide chain release factor N(5)-glutamine methyltransferase — protein sequence MLISARKLYNQLQDQLSDTLKKHYSTREIDTVLRWLLEHTLSLTQTDILVDKETALLDVQQKQLHHYVERLNQEEPIQYVLGECEFYGRTFAVNPQVLIPRPETEELVQLIVQQHSKAENLKILDIGTGSGCIAITLDKELPQSTVWALDNSPDALAITRQNAHRLQSSVEFVEMDILANTPNIEQLEMIVSNPPYVLQSERMNMRQNVLKYEPQTALFVEDTNPLLFYRRISELCTQQLTRVKWVYLEIHEKFAPEIKALLTQGGFVAVRTVKDMQGKDRFIVASR from the coding sequence ATGCTAATTAGTGCCCGCAAACTATATAATCAGCTACAGGATCAACTGTCTGACACGCTCAAGAAACACTACTCAACTCGAGAAATCGATACCGTGCTACGTTGGTTACTGGAACATACGCTATCTCTAACCCAGACCGATATATTGGTAGACAAAGAAACAGCACTATTGGACGTTCAGCAAAAGCAGTTGCACCACTACGTAGAGCGGTTGAATCAAGAAGAGCCAATTCAGTATGTTTTGGGCGAATGTGAGTTTTACGGGAGAACATTTGCGGTAAACCCTCAGGTGCTTATTCCCCGACCAGAGACTGAGGAACTGGTACAACTAATTGTTCAGCAGCACTCAAAGGCTGAAAATTTAAAGATACTCGATATTGGCACTGGCAGTGGCTGCATCGCAATCACGCTAGATAAAGAGCTACCTCAATCTACCGTCTGGGCATTAGATAACAGTCCGGATGCTTTAGCCATTACCCGGCAGAACGCTCACCGTTTGCAGTCATCAGTAGAATTTGTAGAGATGGATATCCTGGCTAATACGCCAAACATAGAGCAATTAGAGATGATAGTGAGTAACCCACCCTACGTACTCCAGTCGGAAAGAATGAATATGCGCCAGAATGTGCTAAAATATGAGCCGCAAACCGCTCTTTTTGTAGAAGATACTAATCCGCTTCTATTTTACCGTCGAATTTCGGAGCTTTGCACCCAACAACTAACCCGTGTGAAATGGGTATATTTGGAGATACATGAGAAATTTGCACCTGAAATTAAAGCTTTACTGACCCAGGGTGGCTTTGTAGCTGTGCGTACGGTAAAAGATATGCAGGGTAAAGATCGATTTATAGTTGCCAGTCGCTGA
- the cysC gene encoding adenylyl-sulfate kinase — protein sequence MNNIYPIFDTILGQADKEALLKQRGKVIWMVGLSGSGKSTLARAAENALHQQGKVTMLLDGDNLRTGVNNNLGFSQDDRRENIRRAAELAKLFSQCGIITICSLISPTDSIRQMAKKIIGDNYFEVFIHCPLAVCEERDVKGLYAKARRGEIKDFTGISSPFEEPQQPNLKISTHQQSIEESHQLLVSKILETTSY from the coding sequence TTGAATAACATATACCCTATTTTTGACACTATTCTAGGCCAAGCCGATAAGGAGGCCTTGTTGAAGCAACGAGGCAAAGTAATTTGGATGGTAGGCTTATCGGGTTCGGGAAAAAGCACATTGGCGCGAGCCGCCGAAAACGCTCTACACCAGCAAGGAAAAGTAACCATGCTGTTAGATGGTGACAACCTTCGAACGGGAGTAAACAATAATTTAGGCTTTAGTCAGGATGACCGTCGGGAGAATATTCGTCGGGCTGCCGAACTTGCCAAGCTTTTTTCGCAGTGCGGTATCATTACAATCTGCTCGCTTATTAGTCCCACCGATAGTATTCGCCAGATGGCAAAGAAAATAATTGGCGACAACTACTTTGAGGTATTCATTCACTGTCCGCTGGCGGTATGTGAAGAACGCGATGTGAAAGGTTTATACGCCAAAGCCCGTCGGGGCGAAATCAAAGACTTTACCGGAATCTCTTCTCCCTTTGAGGAGCCTCAGCAACCCAATTTAAAAATTAGTACTCACCAACAATCTATTGAAGAAAGCCATCAGTTGCTAGTCAGTAAGATTTTAGAAACGACCTCTTATTAA
- the cysD gene encoding sulfate adenylyltransferase subunit CysD: MKYSLTHLRQLESEAIFIMREVASQFEKPVLLFSGGKDSIVMVHLAQKAFWPAKIPFPLMHIDTGHNFPETIEFRDRLVDELGAKLIVRYVQDSIDQGKAVEEKGANPSRNGLQTITLLDAIEELKFDAAFGGARRDEEKARAKERFFSHRDEFGQWDPRNQRPELWNLFNGKKTLGEHFRVFPLSNWTEMDVWQYIAAENLDIPKIYFSHQREVVKRDGVLLAKSEFITLLEGESYEERQIRFRTVGDMTCTGSVESPANTLEAIIQEVAAAKVTERGGRADDKRSEAAMEDRKKQGYF, translated from the coding sequence ATGAAATATAGCCTAACCCATTTACGGCAATTAGAATCGGAAGCTATCTTTATTATGCGGGAGGTAGCCTCGCAGTTTGAAAAACCGGTACTGCTTTTTTCCGGGGGAAAAGATTCTATCGTGATGGTTCACTTAGCTCAGAAAGCCTTCTGGCCGGCTAAAATTCCGTTTCCACTCATGCATATTGATACCGGGCATAATTTCCCGGAAACGATTGAATTTCGTGATCGGCTGGTAGACGAATTGGGTGCTAAGCTGATTGTGCGCTACGTGCAAGATTCTATCGACCAGGGAAAAGCGGTGGAAGAGAAAGGAGCTAACCCCAGCCGGAACGGTTTACAAACCATCACGCTGCTAGATGCCATTGAAGAGCTAAAGTTTGATGCGGCTTTTGGTGGTGCCCGGCGCGATGAAGAAAAAGCCCGAGCGAAAGAGCGTTTTTTCTCTCACCGCGATGAATTTGGTCAGTGGGACCCGCGCAACCAACGCCCGGAACTCTGGAATCTATTCAACGGAAAGAAGACGTTGGGTGAGCACTTTCGGGTATTTCCGCTGAGTAACTGGACTGAAATGGATGTATGGCAATACATTGCGGCGGAGAACCTGGATATTCCCAAAATCTACTTCTCTCACCAGCGCGAAGTAGTGAAGCGCGATGGAGTTTTGTTAGCCAAATCGGAATTTATCACCTTATTAGAAGGAGAGTCTTACGAAGAACGCCAAATCCGCTTCCGCACCGTAGGCGACATGACTTGTACCGGATCGGTAGAATCTCCAGCCAATACACTGGAGGCAATCATTCAGGAAGTGGCTGCTGCTAAAGTTACCGAACGCGGTGGCCGAGCCGATGATAAACGCTCCGAAGCCGCTATGGAAGATCGGAAGAAGCAAGGTTACTTTTAA
- a CDS encoding four helix bundle protein, with protein MSRVAGRYEKSQKRKIEKEEYEGGDLKQRTKDFASSIIKLSNSIAKNEAGRIIKRQLLRSATSVGANTRAAFRSRSRKEFVAKLGIVIEEADES; from the coding sequence GTGAGCCGGGTCGCTGGGCGATATGAAAAATCACAAAAGCGAAAAATAGAAAAAGAGGAGTATGAAGGAGGGGATTTGAAGCAGAGGACGAAAGATTTTGCATCAAGCATTATTAAATTGAGCAATAGTATAGCTAAAAATGAAGCAGGAAGAATTATTAAAAGACAATTGTTGAGATCGGCAACTTCAGTTGGCGCAAATACCCGAGCAGCATTCCGGAGTAGAAGCCGAAAAGAATTTGTTGCTAAGCTAGGAATAGTCATTGAAGAGGCTGACGAAAGTTGA
- the cysN gene encoding sulfate adenylyltransferase subunit CysN → MDSQLPDIQTSEQYLSMDLLRFTTAGSVDDGKSTLIGRLLYDSKAIFEDQLDAVEQASTNAGDENVNLALLTDGLRDEREQGITIDVAYRYFATPKRKFIIADTPGHIQYTRNMVTGASTANLAIILVDARHGVVEQTCRHAFIASLLRIQHLILCVNKMDLVDYAQDQFEKIQQEFKAFSSKLDIPDIRYIPISALKGDNVVHKSESTPWYEGGSLLYTLETVQISSDYNFVDSRFPVQRVIRPQSDTYHDYRGYAGRVAGGVFKPGDEVIVLPSGLTSKITSIATIDGELEEAFPPMSVSMTLEDDIDTTRGDMIAKPDNQPKVGQDIDLMICWLNEKKLTPRGKYAIKHTTKDARCIVKEVKYKVNINTLHRLEDDLEIGLNDIGRISIRTTTPLLYDSYKLNRATGSVILIDEFTNETVGAGMII, encoded by the coding sequence ATGGATTCTCAATTACCAGACATACAAACCAGTGAGCAGTATTTGAGCATGGACTTGCTGCGGTTCACTACGGCCGGCAGTGTAGACGATGGCAAAAGTACCCTGATTGGTCGTCTGCTCTACGACAGTAAAGCCATTTTTGAAGATCAGCTCGATGCGGTAGAGCAAGCGAGCACCAATGCCGGTGACGAAAACGTAAACTTGGCGTTGCTCACCGATGGGTTGCGCGATGAGCGGGAACAGGGGATTACAATTGATGTAGCCTATCGTTATTTTGCTACACCTAAGCGTAAATTCATAATAGCGGATACTCCTGGCCATATTCAGTACACTCGTAATATGGTGACCGGAGCTTCTACCGCTAATCTCGCCATTATTTTGGTGGATGCGCGCCACGGAGTAGTAGAACAAACCTGTCGTCATGCTTTCATTGCTTCCCTCCTACGGATTCAGCACCTAATTTTGTGTGTAAATAAGATGGACTTAGTGGACTACGCACAGGATCAGTTTGAAAAAATCCAGCAAGAATTTAAGGCGTTTAGCTCTAAACTAGACATTCCGGATATTCGCTACATTCCGATTAGTGCGCTGAAGGGCGATAATGTAGTCCATAAATCAGAAAGCACGCCTTGGTACGAAGGTGGGAGTTTACTCTACACACTAGAAACAGTACAGATTTCTAGCGACTATAATTTTGTAGACAGTCGGTTCCCAGTGCAACGGGTAATTCGTCCGCAGTCGGATACCTATCACGATTACCGAGGCTACGCCGGAAGAGTAGCAGGTGGAGTGTTCAAGCCGGGCGATGAAGTAATTGTGCTTCCATCCGGGCTTACATCTAAGATAACGTCCATTGCTACCATTGACGGAGAGTTAGAAGAAGCCTTCCCACCCATGTCGGTTTCCATGACCTTAGAAGATGATATTGACACCACTCGCGGAGATATGATTGCTAAGCCGGATAACCAACCTAAAGTAGGGCAAGATATTGATTTAATGATCTGCTGGCTCAATGAAAAGAAGCTAACCCCCCGCGGAAAATACGCCATAAAGCATACCACCAAAGATGCCCGCTGCATTGTGAAAGAAGTAAAGTACAAAGTGAACATCAATACGCTGCACCGCTTAGAAGATGACCTGGAAATTGGGCTAAATGACATTGGGCGAATCAGCATTCGCACCACCACGCCTCTGTTATACGACAGTTACAAATTGAACCGTGCCACGGGAAGTGTAATTCTGATAGACGAATTTACCAACGAAACCGTTGGTGCTGGAATGATTATCTAA
- a CDS encoding 3-keto-disaccharide hydrolase gives MILRITVAIVVCLLGCSPPSNNSEEVTKEKQATTSSEEWQFLFNGDDLSGWEVLGGDANFYVEDGMIVGLTEKGLPNCFLATQGEYDDFVLEVEFKIDSAINSGVQIRSATYERDTTIAYINGKLEEGSRDWEAGRVYGYQVEIDPSERAWTGGFYEEGGRGWLVPLTGQPKAQEAFRAGDWNRFKIRAEGNTFKTWINDVEAVQTTDEQHSKGFIALQLHGAGREEQVGQKVYYRNIRIKEL, from the coding sequence ATGATATTGAGGATCACTGTTGCCATCGTAGTATGCTTGTTGGGATGTTCCCCGCCCTCCAATAACTCGGAAGAAGTTACCAAAGAAAAACAAGCGACCACCTCTTCAGAAGAGTGGCAGTTTCTGTTCAACGGGGATGACCTTTCTGGATGGGAAGTGTTGGGAGGCGACGCCAACTTTTACGTGGAAGACGGCATGATTGTAGGGCTAACTGAAAAAGGTCTACCCAACTGCTTTTTAGCTACCCAGGGCGAATACGATGACTTCGTTCTTGAGGTAGAATTCAAAATTGATTCGGCTATAAATTCAGGCGTTCAGATTAGGAGTGCTACCTATGAGAGGGATACTACTATTGCCTATATTAATGGTAAACTGGAAGAAGGCTCGCGAGATTGGGAGGCCGGTCGTGTCTATGGTTACCAGGTTGAGATCGATCCTTCTGAGCGAGCTTGGACGGGTGGTTTCTACGAAGAAGGTGGTCGGGGATGGCTAGTTCCTCTAACAGGTCAGCCGAAAGCCCAAGAAGCATTTAGGGCAGGTGACTGGAATCGCTTTAAGATACGAGCAGAAGGTAACACCTTCAAAACCTGGATTAACGATGTAGAGGCAGTACAAACTACCGACGAACAGCATAGTAAAGGGTTCATCGCATTGCAACTACACGGTGCTGGAAGAGAAGAACAAGTAGGACAGAAAGTGTATTACCGAAACATCAGGATCAAAGAACTATAG
- a CDS encoding apiosidase-like domain-containing protein: protein MQPLFFLFAFFLSAQGIAQTVFPLSISENQRYLVNAEETPFLYQADTPWFLFFKLTMPEVKEYMLARKAQGFNTLQIMLTGGKDLENIYGELPFDNNYDLAQPNEKFFQRVDSIVVEAQQQNLLLAIVPLWSGCCREDYAGQDSEGNPLPLNRNGVEKARAYGEWVGNRYGNYDHIMWVLGGDNDPFNALEEIEAMAEGLHQTSNNQLFTYHASSTHSSTDVFPDADWLDVSMVYTYFRGFNKAWNKIQPDVYEVCYDEYQKTPALPFFLGESTYEGEHDNWGSALQARKQAYWAVLSGATGHAYGSPNWHLRDDWREVLQFPGAESLKHLPPLMQSFGWPHLQPDWLGTFIIREDGGYATNDYAVTAFSTDSSQAITYVPSGRELQVDLSILSSEAIELSWFNPRSGETTIIETSSLPAKPTIATPDQQDWILLSNAQ from the coding sequence ATGCAACCTCTATTTTTTCTATTTGCTTTTTTTCTGTCAGCGCAAGGCATCGCTCAAACTGTTTTCCCACTATCTATTAGCGAAAATCAACGCTATTTGGTTAATGCCGAAGAAACCCCGTTTCTGTATCAGGCCGATACTCCCTGGTTTCTGTTTTTTAAACTTACTATGCCCGAGGTGAAGGAATACATGCTAGCCCGAAAAGCGCAGGGTTTTAATACGCTACAGATCATGCTGACTGGCGGGAAGGATTTAGAAAACATCTACGGTGAGCTGCCTTTTGATAACAATTATGACTTAGCTCAGCCTAACGAAAAATTCTTTCAGCGAGTAGACAGTATCGTAGTAGAAGCTCAACAGCAAAACCTGTTATTAGCCATAGTACCACTGTGGTCGGGTTGCTGTCGCGAAGATTATGCTGGGCAAGACAGCGAAGGCAATCCGTTACCGCTCAACCGGAACGGAGTAGAAAAAGCCCGAGCCTACGGCGAGTGGGTCGGGAACCGCTACGGCAATTACGATCATATTATGTGGGTACTGGGTGGCGACAACGACCCATTCAATGCACTGGAAGAAATTGAGGCGATGGCCGAGGGTTTACACCAAACTTCTAATAACCAGCTATTTACCTACCACGCTTCCTCCACCCACAGTAGTACCGATGTCTTTCCTGATGCCGATTGGCTAGACGTATCTATGGTATATACCTACTTCCGAGGGTTTAACAAGGCCTGGAATAAAATTCAGCCGGATGTATACGAGGTATGCTACGACGAATACCAAAAAACTCCCGCCCTCCCGTTTTTTCTGGGCGAATCCACCTACGAAGGAGAACACGATAACTGGGGTTCGGCACTTCAGGCTAGAAAGCAAGCCTATTGGGCCGTACTTTCGGGTGCTACTGGTCACGCCTACGGTTCACCCAACTGGCACCTTCGGGATGATTGGCGCGAGGTGCTGCAATTCCCGGGAGCGGAAAGTTTAAAGCATTTACCACCACTCATGCAATCATTCGGCTGGCCTCATTTACAACCCGATTGGCTAGGAACATTTATCATACGGGAAGACGGCGGTTATGCTACTAACGACTATGCCGTTACTGCCTTTTCAACTGATTCTTCCCAGGCTATTACCTACGTTCCCTCCGGTCGAGAACTGCAAGTTGATTTATCAATACTTTCTAGTGAAGCGATAGAACTCTCTTGGTTCAACCCACGCAGTGGCGAGACTACGATTATTGAAACTTCTTCTTTACCCGCCAAACCAACTATTGCTACGCCCGATCAGCAGGATTGGATTTTGCTGAGTAATGCCCAATAA
- a CDS encoding PQQ-dependent sugar dehydrogenase: MRVFLQLLCVSVFGLFFLNGCSESRDRQILVLFEQTNPQASQGISILRQLGENQNFKVDTTSQFNQISEEQLQQYSAVLLLGLPTDTLSVQVQTNVERLVQAGGGLVAINAPIQAKYTWPWYESVLKSQPEVIENPEYQQTPVELTSVSDKAENQSASKQIKRPYDGGQFFYLGGQDISTGLESDQLQATVLEGIEFAIGDNQLNYAVARSLPVPEDNRFVKKVLIPGPLNEPTELTILPDGKVVFTERKGAVKMYFPETESYKTIAQLDVHTKFEDGLMGIAKDPDFYHNNWIYLYYSPVGDKPVQHLSRFLLLGDSLIMSSEKLIMEVDVQRDECCHTGGSIAFGPNGLLYLSTGDDTNPFQSDGYAPIDERPGRAPFDAQGSSGNSNDLRGKVLRIRVNDDATYSIPDNNLFPKDGSVGRPEIYTMGTRNSYRISIDQKTGWLYWGDVGNDARVDSERGPKGYDEINQAKEAGNHGWPHFRGNRAYPDYDFATGEIGEYFDFNAPVNNSPNNTGTKVLPPFKKALIWYPYDDSPEFPILGKGGRNAMAGPVYHYDHFPHSDTKLPKYYDEKLFIYDWMRNWIIAVTLDNNGDLVRLEPFLDSTKFVKIIDMEMGPDGSIYLLEYGTDWFAKNPDASLSKIDYFEGNRAPVVQIAADETVGAAPLTVNFSSEGSFDYDEEDQLSYQWHFTDADNVQSEEANPSFTFDAPGIYSVKLTTLDDKGESTSKDIEIQVGNQPPAVDIQLASNQTFYWDNAPIAYQVVVEDQEDGSLQSGIDPQNVNFAFNFVPGAATGSEDDMGHKMVVDGLSLIENSGCKACHGFEKQSVGPAYNAVAERYERSEEVTTMLVNKILQGGMGNWGDRAMPAQAVSREEAENIVDYILSIDEASLLPLQGSFVADQHLVTGSGTYELTVKYKDQGGDPVGSLTREKTIMLRNPKVEAELHDERYQCRPRQPSQTNYAFMTDMRDGSYFTFENFNLQGIDMLQTRVAANQAGITLEVRLDAVDGDVVAETAIPATGGATEWTTIDLPIQRNPKETHTLYFVTRASDDNSAKASVDWIYFQNSEVDSRVASR; this comes from the coding sequence ATGCGAGTTTTTCTACAGCTACTTTGTGTCTCTGTCTTTGGCCTTTTTTTTCTGAACGGATGCAGCGAATCCCGCGATCGTCAGATTTTAGTACTATTTGAGCAAACGAATCCCCAAGCTTCTCAGGGTATCAGTATTCTTCGCCAACTGGGCGAAAATCAAAACTTTAAGGTAGATACCACCAGTCAATTCAATCAGATATCCGAAGAGCAGCTCCAGCAGTACAGTGCGGTTTTGTTGCTTGGTCTTCCTACCGATACCCTATCGGTACAAGTTCAAACAAATGTTGAACGACTAGTACAGGCCGGAGGTGGATTAGTGGCTATCAATGCGCCTATTCAAGCCAAATATACCTGGCCTTGGTACGAAAGCGTACTTAAAAGTCAGCCCGAAGTTATCGAGAATCCTGAGTATCAACAGACTCCGGTAGAGCTTACCTCAGTGTCTGATAAAGCTGAAAATCAATCTGCATCAAAGCAAATTAAACGCCCTTACGATGGGGGTCAGTTTTTTTACTTAGGGGGTCAGGATATTTCTACCGGATTGGAAAGTGATCAATTACAAGCTACTGTGCTGGAAGGTATCGAGTTTGCTATTGGCGATAATCAATTGAATTACGCGGTTGCTCGCTCATTACCCGTGCCGGAAGATAATCGTTTCGTCAAAAAAGTACTCATTCCCGGCCCACTGAATGAGCCTACCGAACTCACTATCTTACCTGATGGTAAAGTGGTATTCACCGAGCGAAAGGGAGCCGTTAAAATGTATTTCCCCGAAACAGAGAGCTATAAAACCATTGCTCAGCTAGATGTACATACTAAGTTTGAAGATGGACTGATGGGTATCGCCAAAGATCCCGATTTTTACCATAACAACTGGATTTATCTGTATTATTCTCCAGTAGGAGATAAGCCAGTTCAGCATCTTTCCCGATTTTTATTGCTAGGCGATAGTCTGATTATGTCATCGGAAAAGCTCATTATGGAAGTAGACGTACAGCGCGATGAATGCTGCCATACGGGTGGTTCTATTGCTTTTGGCCCCAACGGTTTATTGTATCTTTCCACCGGAGACGATACCAACCCCTTCCAGTCTGATGGTTATGCACCGATTGACGAGCGGCCGGGGCGGGCACCGTTTGATGCCCAAGGTTCATCCGGAAACTCTAACGATCTGCGCGGGAAAGTACTTCGTATCCGAGTGAATGATGACGCTACTTACTCCATTCCTGACAATAATTTATTTCCTAAAGATGGTTCGGTCGGGCGACCCGAGATTTATACGATGGGAACGCGGAACTCTTACCGCATCAGTATAGACCAGAAAACGGGTTGGCTTTACTGGGGCGATGTAGGTAACGATGCCCGAGTTGATAGTGAACGAGGACCGAAAGGATACGATGAAATTAATCAGGCCAAAGAAGCCGGTAACCACGGCTGGCCTCATTTCCGGGGAAACCGAGCTTACCCCGACTACGATTTTGCTACCGGAGAAATTGGCGAGTACTTTGATTTTAACGCTCCGGTCAATAATTCACCTAACAATACGGGAACTAAGGTTTTACCACCTTTCAAGAAGGCACTAATCTGGTACCCTTACGACGACTCTCCTGAGTTTCCTATTTTGGGTAAAGGTGGCCGGAATGCTATGGCTGGCCCGGTGTATCACTACGATCATTTCCCCCACAGCGACACTAAGCTTCCTAAGTACTACGACGAGAAGTTGTTTATCTACGACTGGATGCGGAACTGGATTATTGCAGTCACGCTAGACAATAACGGCGACCTGGTACGTTTAGAACCTTTCTTGGATTCTACAAAATTCGTGAAAATTATTGATATGGAAATGGGCCCCGACGGTAGCATCTACCTGCTAGAATACGGTACCGACTGGTTTGCCAAGAACCCTGATGCTTCCCTTTCCAAAATAGATTACTTCGAGGGAAACCGGGCCCCGGTGGTGCAAATCGCCGCCGATGAGACCGTAGGTGCTGCTCCGCTCACTGTCAATTTTTCTAGTGAGGGTTCTTTCGATTATGATGAAGAAGATCAACTATCGTATCAATGGCACTTCACCGATGCCGATAATGTGCAATCCGAAGAGGCAAATCCTAGTTTTACTTTTGATGCGCCAGGTATTTATTCGGTCAAACTGACTACTCTAGACGATAAAGGCGAGTCAACCAGTAAAGACATTGAAATACAGGTGGGCAATCAACCGCCAGCAGTTGATATTCAGCTCGCTTCTAATCAGACTTTTTACTGGGATAACGCTCCCATAGCGTATCAAGTAGTGGTAGAAGATCAGGAAGACGGTAGCCTTCAGAGTGGTATTGATCCTCAAAACGTCAACTTTGCGTTCAACTTTGTTCCGGGTGCCGCGACGGGTAGTGAAGATGATATGGGGCACAAAATGGTAGTAGACGGATTATCGCTGATTGAAAATAGTGGTTGCAAAGCCTGCCACGGTTTTGAAAAGCAATCGGTTGGCCCCGCTTACAACGCCGTAGCCGAACGCTACGAACGTAGTGAAGAAGTAACTACTATGCTAGTTAACAAAATTCTTCAAGGTGGAATGGGTAACTGGGGCGACCGAGCCATGCCTGCTCAGGCCGTTTCTCGCGAAGAAGCCGAAAACATCGTCGATTATATCTTGTCTATTGATGAAGCCTCATTATTACCGTTGCAAGGCAGTTTCGTAGCCGATCAGCACTTGGTGACCGGAAGCGGTACCTACGAGCTAACCGTGAAGTATAAAGACCAAGGTGGTGATCCGGTGGGTTCGCTGACTCGGGAAAAGACGATTATGTTACGTAACCCAAAAGTAGAAGCAGAATTGCACGATGAACGGTACCAGTGTCGCCCTCGGCAGCCCAGCCAGACTAATTATGCCTTTATGACTGATATGCGCGATGGTAGCTACTTTACCTTCGAGAACTTTAATCTACAAGGAATCGATATGCTGCAAACCAGAGTAGCAGCCAACCAAGCAGGAATCACGTTGGAAGTTCGGTTAGATGCTGTCGATGGCGATGTGGTTGCTGAAACAGCTATTCCCGCTACAGGCGGAGCTACCGAATGGACAACAATTGATTTACCCATTCAGCGTAACCCAAAAGAAACGCACACGCTTTACTTCGTAACCCGTGCTTCTGATGATAACTCGGCCAAAGCCTCCGTTGACTGGATTTATTTTCAGAACAGTGAGGTCGACTCGCGGGTTGCTAGTCGCTAA
- a CDS encoding 3-keto-disaccharide hydrolase, which translates to MNQRILLILSGLAFAVFTACSSGESSSEEATTEAEPEVVETETMANEWQDLSSLEAWRNYKADTLSEKWKMEGEAITLVEKGGGTIVTKEEYDNFELEMEWKISEGGNSGLFFNVIETDEVGPAWHSGPEYQLLDNERHQDAQIRKHRAGDNYDVQQSTVETVKPAGEWNTTRLVVNGDQVEHYLNGEKVVEYELGSPAWQDSVAASKFGELPMYGKADQGHIALQDHGDKVWFRNIRIREI; encoded by the coding sequence ATGAACCAACGTATTTTATTAATTCTTAGCGGATTAGCGTTCGCAGTATTTACCGCTTGCTCTTCCGGGGAGTCATCTTCAGAAGAAGCCACCACTGAAGCTGAACCGGAAGTGGTTGAGACAGAAACTATGGCCAATGAATGGCAAGATTTATCATCGCTAGAAGCTTGGCGCAACTACAAAGCTGATACGCTGTCCGAAAAATGGAAGATGGAGGGCGAAGCCATTACTCTGGTAGAGAAGGGTGGCGGAACCATTGTTACTAAAGAGGAGTACGACAACTTTGAACTGGAAATGGAGTGGAAAATATCCGAAGGTGGCAACAGCGGTTTATTCTTTAATGTCATTGAGACTGACGAAGTTGGCCCAGCCTGGCACTCAGGTCCGGAGTATCAATTACTAGACAACGAACGCCATCAGGATGCCCAAATTCGCAAGCACCGAGCTGGTGATAACTACGATGTTCAACAGTCGACCGTAGAAACCGTAAAGCCCGCCGGAGAGTGGAATACCACTCGCTTAGTCGTTAACGGCGATCAGGTGGAGCACTATCTGAACGGTGAGAAAGTCGTTGAATACGAGTTGGGTTCTCCTGCGTGGCAAGATTCGGTTGCTGCCAGTAAATTTGGCGAACTACCCATGTACGGTAAAGCTGATCAAGGGCACATTGCTTTGCAAGACCACGGCGACAAGGTCTGGTTCCGTAATATTCGTATTCGGGAGATATAG